In Phaseolus vulgaris cultivar G19833 chromosome 10, P. vulgaris v2.0, whole genome shotgun sequence, a single genomic region encodes these proteins:
- the LOC137819713 gene encoding disease resistance protein RPV1-like isoform X2, with amino-acid sequence MAFFAVDNIQTGEELSEALFGAIEESLISLVIFSENYASSRWCLLELEKILKCRRKNGQFVMRIFYKVDPSDVRYRRRTYGDAFVKHERKYSLTVQSWRSAWSESADLSGFHSFFDYSLQPEYDVFVSFRGSDVREGFLSHLIEAFSLNQIASFGDDNIPKGHKISDVLLRAIEVSSIYLIIFSENYVSSSWCLLELVKIVECSRNGHILLPIFYKVDPSDVRHQRGSYGEAFVAHDRQYNPTTVQTWRFALKESANVAGFHSSTFRNDAKLVKEIVKSVLNLRHKVNSKEAYEIGTQFPHAEPLLQIKLEDLPVIRSIEVPYNSAATLSTVFWCC; translated from the exons ATGGCTTTCTTCGCAGTTGATAACATTCAGACAGGGGAAGAACTATCTGAAGCACTATTTGGAGCCATAGAAGAATCATTAATTTCTTTGGTTATATTTTCAGAAAACTATGCTTCTTCAAGATGGTGTTTGTTAGAACTTGAGAAAATTTTGAAGTGCAGAAGAAAAAATGGACAATTTGTGATGCGTATTTTCTACAAAGTAGATCCTTCAGACGTACGATATCGAAGGAGGACTTATGGAGATGCCTTTGTTAAACATGAAAGAAAGTATTCCTTGACTGTGCAAAGCTGGAGATCTGCTTGGAGTGAATCTGCTGATCTATCAGGATTTCATTCATTTTTTGA TTACTCCCTTCAACCAGAGTACGATGTCTTTGTTAGCTTTAGAGGTTCAGATGTTCGTGAAGGTTTCCTTAGCCATTTAATTGAGGCATTTTCTCTAAATCAGATTGCTTCCTTTGGAGATGACAACATTCCTAAAGGACATAAAATATCTGATGTACTTCTAAGAGCAATTGAGGTATCATctatttatttgattatattttcaGAAAACTATGTCTCTTCAAGCTGGTGTTTGTTAGAACTTGTGAAAATTGTTGAGTGTAGTAGAAATGGACACATCTTGCTACCTATTTTCTACAAAGTAGATCCCTCAGATGTGCGACATCAGAGGGGAAGTTATGGAGAGGCCTTTGTTGCTCATGACAGACAATACAATCCGACCACTGTGCAAACCTGGAGATTTGCTTTGAAGGAATCTGCAAATGTAGCAGGATTTCATTCATCAACTTTTCG GAATGATGCTAAGCTTGTTAAAGAGATTGTTAAATCTGTGTTGAATCTCAGACATAAAGTTAATTCTAAAGAGGCTTATGAAATTGGTACACAGTTTCCACATGCAGAACCATTGCTACAAATAAAATTAGAAGATCTTCCAGTTATAAGATCTATTG AAGTCCCATACAACTCTGCTGCCACTCTGAGTACTGTTTTTTGGTGCTGTTGA
- the LOC137819713 gene encoding disease resistance protein RPV1-like isoform X1 — translation MKAESVNSSYKTCFAESILRKKLFQLIFPQRNLHNLHPSAENSEILIPENYASSRWCLLELEKILKCRRKNGQFVMRIFYKVDPSDVRYRRRTYGDAFVKHERKYSLTVQSWRSAWSESADLSGFHSFFDYSLQPEYDVFVSFRGSDVREGFLSHLIEAFSLNQIASFGDDNIPKGHKISDVLLRAIEVSSIYLIIFSENYVSSSWCLLELVKIVECSRNGHILLPIFYKVDPSDVRHQRGSYGEAFVAHDRQYNPTTVQTWRFALKESANVAGFHSSTFRNDAKLVKEIVKSVLNLRHKVNSKEAYEIGTQFPHAEPLLQIKLEDLPVIRSIEVPYNSAATLSTVFWCC, via the exons ATGAAAGCAGAGTCAGTCAACTCCTCCTACAAAACCTGTTTTGCTGAATCCATCCTAAGGAAGAAGCTCTTTCAACTCATCTTCCCTCAAAGGAACCTACACAATCTTCATCCGAGTGCTGAAAATTCAGAAATACTCATTCCAG AAAACTATGCTTCTTCAAGATGGTGTTTGTTAGAACTTGAGAAAATTTTGAAGTGCAGAAGAAAAAATGGACAATTTGTGATGCGTATTTTCTACAAAGTAGATCCTTCAGACGTACGATATCGAAGGAGGACTTATGGAGATGCCTTTGTTAAACATGAAAGAAAGTATTCCTTGACTGTGCAAAGCTGGAGATCTGCTTGGAGTGAATCTGCTGATCTATCAGGATTTCATTCATTTTTTGA TTACTCCCTTCAACCAGAGTACGATGTCTTTGTTAGCTTTAGAGGTTCAGATGTTCGTGAAGGTTTCCTTAGCCATTTAATTGAGGCATTTTCTCTAAATCAGATTGCTTCCTTTGGAGATGACAACATTCCTAAAGGACATAAAATATCTGATGTACTTCTAAGAGCAATTGAGGTATCATctatttatttgattatattttcaGAAAACTATGTCTCTTCAAGCTGGTGTTTGTTAGAACTTGTGAAAATTGTTGAGTGTAGTAGAAATGGACACATCTTGCTACCTATTTTCTACAAAGTAGATCCCTCAGATGTGCGACATCAGAGGGGAAGTTATGGAGAGGCCTTTGTTGCTCATGACAGACAATACAATCCGACCACTGTGCAAACCTGGAGATTTGCTTTGAAGGAATCTGCAAATGTAGCAGGATTTCATTCATCAACTTTTCG GAATGATGCTAAGCTTGTTAAAGAGATTGTTAAATCTGTGTTGAATCTCAGACATAAAGTTAATTCTAAAGAGGCTTATGAAATTGGTACACAGTTTCCACATGCAGAACCATTGCTACAAATAAAATTAGAAGATCTTCCAGTTATAAGATCTATTG AAGTCCCATACAACTCTGCTGCCACTCTGAGTACTGTTTTTTGGTGCTGTTGA